One Campylobacter concisus DNA window includes the following coding sequences:
- the rpoB gene encoding DNA-directed RNA polymerase subunit beta gives MLNSLYSGNRLRVDFSNVVKEIDVPNLLQLQKKSFDNFLNLNNNQTESGIEKVFKSIFPIHDPQNRLTLEYVSSEIGKPKYTIRECIERGLTYSVNLKMKIRLIVHEKDDKTGDKVGVKDIKEQEIFIREIPLMTDRISFIINGVERVVVNQLHRSPGVIFKQEESATVANKLIYTAQIIPDRGSWLHFEYDTKDILYVRINKRRKVPVTILFRALGYKKQDIIKLFYPIQNLVIKNNKFLTLFNPEDYLGRVEYDIKNEDGEVLHQAGKRLTKKKADKLIEDGVKFVEYPIEALIGRYLANPVINTESGEILYDTLSALDENKLAKILAEHESIDIINNSAAGVDDAIINSFIADNDMLKVLKQTEGVDDENDLAAIRIYKVMRPGEPVVKEAAKSFVNDILFNPERYDLTKVGRMKMNHKLSLDVPEYVTLLTSEDIIKTAKYLIKVKNGQGHIDDRDHLGNRRIRSIGELLASELHLGFVKMQKAIRDKFTSLSNNTDEIMPYDLINPKMITATIMEFFTGGQLSQFMDQTNPLSEVTHKRRLSALGEGGLVKERAGFEVRDVHPTHYGRICPVETPEGQNIGLINTLSTYAKVNDLGFVEAPYKKVVDGKVTDEIVYLTATQEEGNVIAPASTKLDENGHIVEDLIEVRKEGEMMLARREDVTLIDLCSGMIAGVAASLIPFLEHDDANRALMGSNMQRQAVPLLRSTAPIVGTGMESVIARDAWESVKAKRGGVVEKVDNKNIFILGEDEAGPYIDHYSLEKNLRTNQNTTFSQHPIVKKGDEIVANQIIADGPSMEKGELAIGKNALIAFMPWNGYNYEDAIVISEKMIREDAFTSVHIYEKEIEARELKDGVEEITKDIPNVKEEELMHLDESGIVKIGTEIKPGMILVGKVSPKGEVKPTPEERLLRAIFGEKAGHVVNKSLYASASMEGVVVDVKIFTKKGYEKDSRTNKAYEEEKTLLEKEHHDRLLMLDREEMLKVTALLSKNPLASDQEVNKKEYKKGSKINKADFENINRFTLNAIVKSFSKDIQKKYDELKNYFQNEKKKLKEEHDAKIEILEKDDILPSGVVKLVKVYIATKRKLKVGDKMAGRHGNKGIVSNIVREVDMPYLPSGQIVDIVLNPLGVPSRMNIGQILESHLGLVGYRLGEQINEIFETKKGEWIKELRAKMIEIASVAKLMDAKKALGKMSDEKLLEYAKDWSNGVRFATPIFEGVKADEFAKLFEMAKIDSDGKTELYDGRTGSKIRERVNVGCMYMLKLHHLVDEKVHARSTGPYSLVTQQPVGGKALFGGQRFGEMEVWALEAYGAAHTLREMLTVKSDDVEGRLSAYKALTRGENVPETGIPETFFVLTNELKSLALDVEVYDEDETNETN, from the coding sequence ATGTTAAATAGCTTATACTCAGGAAATCGTCTTAGAGTTGACTTCTCTAATGTCGTTAAAGAGATAGACGTTCCGAACCTACTACAACTACAAAAAAAGAGCTTTGATAATTTTTTAAATCTAAATAACAATCAGACAGAAAGCGGTATTGAAAAAGTTTTTAAGTCGATTTTCCCTATACATGATCCGCAAAATCGTTTGACTTTAGAATATGTTAGCTCAGAGATTGGAAAACCAAAATATACAATCAGAGAGTGCATAGAAAGAGGTCTTACATACTCTGTAAATTTAAAAATGAAAATACGCCTTATCGTCCATGAAAAAGATGATAAGACTGGTGATAAAGTTGGCGTTAAAGATATAAAAGAGCAAGAAATTTTTATACGTGAAATTCCGTTGATGACAGATAGAATTTCATTTATTATAAATGGTGTTGAGCGTGTTGTTGTAAATCAACTCCATAGAAGCCCTGGCGTTATCTTCAAGCAAGAAGAGAGTGCGACTGTTGCAAACAAACTTATCTACACAGCTCAAATAATCCCAGATCGTGGCTCTTGGTTGCACTTTGAATATGATACAAAAGATATTTTATATGTTAGGATAAATAAGCGCAGAAAAGTGCCTGTAACTATCTTGTTTAGGGCATTAGGATATAAAAAACAAGACATTATTAAGCTATTTTATCCGATACAAAATTTAGTTATTAAAAATAATAAATTTTTAACTCTTTTCAATCCAGAGGATTATCTAGGAAGAGTTGAGTATGATATAAAAAATGAAGATGGAGAGGTTCTTCACCAAGCCGGCAAGCGTCTAACAAAGAAAAAAGCTGATAAATTAATTGAAGATGGCGTTAAATTTGTCGAGTATCCGATCGAAGCACTTATAGGTAGATATTTGGCAAACCCTGTAATAAACACAGAAAGCGGCGAAATTTTATATGACACACTATCTGCTCTTGATGAGAATAAACTTGCAAAAATTTTAGCTGAGCATGAAAGTATTGATATTATAAACAACTCTGCTGCTGGCGTTGATGACGCTATCATAAATTCATTTATCGCCGACAACGACATGCTTAAGGTTTTAAAACAAACTGAGGGTGTAGATGATGAAAATGACCTTGCTGCGATTAGAATTTACAAGGTCATGAGACCTGGCGAGCCAGTAGTTAAAGAGGCTGCAAAAAGCTTTGTAAATGATATATTGTTTAATCCTGAAAGATATGACTTAACAAAAGTTGGTCGTATGAAGATGAACCACAAGCTCTCGCTTGATGTGCCAGAGTACGTTACCTTACTAACTAGTGAAGATATCATCAAAACTGCAAAATATCTTATAAAAGTTAAAAACGGACAAGGTCACATTGACGACCGCGATCACCTTGGTAACCGCCGTATAAGATCTATCGGCGAGCTACTTGCTAGTGAGCTTCACCTTGGTTTTGTTAAGATGCAAAAGGCTATACGTGATAAATTTACAAGCCTAAGCAATAACACTGACGAGATCATGCCTTATGATCTTATCAATCCAAAAATGATCACAGCAACAATTATGGAATTTTTCACAGGCGGTCAGTTAAGTCAGTTTATGGATCAGACAAACCCACTTAGTGAGGTTACTCATAAGCGCCGTCTATCTGCGCTTGGCGAGGGCGGCTTGGTAAAAGAGCGTGCTGGCTTTGAGGTGCGTGACGTTCACCCAACTCACTACGGCAGAATTTGTCCGGTTGAGACTCCAGAAGGTCAAAATATCGGTCTTATTAACACCCTTTCAACTTATGCAAAAGTAAATGACCTTGGCTTTGTTGAGGCGCCTTATAAAAAAGTCGTCGATGGCAAAGTGACTGATGAGATAGTCTATCTAACAGCGACACAAGAAGAGGGCAATGTTATAGCTCCAGCATCAACTAAACTTGATGAAAACGGACATATTGTTGAAGACTTGATCGAGGTTAGAAAAGAGGGCGAGATGATGCTTGCTCGTAGAGAAGATGTTACCTTGATCGACCTTTGCTCTGGTATGATAGCTGGTGTTGCAGCTTCGCTTATCCCTTTCCTAGAGCACGACGACGCTAACCGTGCGCTTATGGGTTCAAACATGCAACGTCAAGCAGTGCCACTACTTCGTTCAACTGCTCCTATCGTTGGAACAGGTATGGAGAGTGTTATCGCAAGAGATGCTTGGGAGAGCGTAAAAGCAAAACGTGGAGGCGTGGTTGAAAAGGTTGATAATAAAAACATCTTTATCCTTGGTGAAGATGAAGCTGGTCCATATATCGATCACTACTCTTTAGAGAAAAATTTAAGAACAAACCAAAATACGACATTTTCACAACATCCGATCGTTAAAAAAGGCGACGAGATCGTTGCTAATCAAATCATAGCTGATGGTCCAAGCATGGAAAAGGGCGAGCTAGCTATCGGTAAAAACGCACTAATCGCATTTATGCCTTGGAATGGCTACAACTACGAGGATGCGATCGTTATTAGTGAAAAAATGATACGTGAAGATGCCTTTACAAGCGTTCATATTTATGAAAAAGAGATTGAGGCTCGTGAGCTAAAAGACGGCGTTGAAGAGATAACAAAAGATATACCAAACGTCAAAGAAGAGGAGCTTATGCACCTTGATGAAAGCGGTATCGTTAAAATCGGTACAGAGATTAAGCCTGGCATGATCCTTGTTGGTAAAGTATCTCCAAAAGGTGAAGTTAAGCCAACTCCAGAAGAAAGACTTTTGCGTGCGATCTTTGGCGAAAAAGCTGGTCACGTTGTAAATAAATCACTCTATGCTTCAGCTTCAATGGAAGGCGTGGTTGTTGATGTTAAAATTTTTACCAAAAAAGGTTATGAAAAAGATAGCAGAACAAATAAGGCTTATGAAGAAGAGAAGACGCTTTTAGAAAAAGAGCACCATGATAGACTGCTTATGCTAGACCGCGAAGAGATGCTAAAAGTTACAGCGCTTCTTTCTAAAAACCCACTAGCGAGCGATCAAGAGGTAAATAAAAAAGAGTATAAAAAAGGCTCAAAGATCAACAAGGCTGACTTTGAGAATATCAATAGATTTACCCTAAATGCTATAGTAAAGAGCTTTTCAAAAGATATCCAAAAGAAATATGACGAGCTAAAAAATTACTTCCAAAATGAGAAGAAAAAGCTTAAAGAAGAGCACGACGCTAAGATAGAAATTTTAGAAAAAGATGACATTTTACCAAGCGGCGTTGTAAAACTTGTAAAAGTTTATATAGCTACAAAACGCAAACTAAAAGTTGGCGATAAGATGGCTGGACGTCACGGCAACAAAGGTATCGTTTCAAATATAGTTAGAGAAGTCGATATGCCTTATCTTCCAAGCGGACAGATCGTAGATATCGTGCTAAACCCACTAGGCGTTCCAAGCCGTATGAATATCGGTCAAATTTTGGAGAGCCACCTTGGTCTTGTTGGCTACCGCTTAGGCGAGCAGATCAATGAAATTTTTGAGACCAAAAAAGGCGAGTGGATAAAAGAGCTAAGAGCTAAGATGATAGAGATCGCAAGCGTTGCTAAGCTAATGGACGCTAAAAAAGCTCTTGGCAAGATGAGCGATGAGAAGCTTCTTGAGTATGCAAAAGATTGGAGCAATGGCGTAAGATTTGCAACTCCGATTTTTGAAGGCGTTAAAGCTGACGAATTTGCAAAACTATTTGAGATGGCAAAGATAGATAGTGATGGTAAAACTGAGCTATATGACGGACGCACAGGCTCAAAGATAAGAGAACGCGTTAATGTTGGTTGTATGTATATGCTAAAACTTCACCACTTGGTTGATGAAAAAGTTCACGCAAGAAGTACTGGACCATACAGTCTTGTTACACAACAACCTGTCGGCGGTAAAGCGTTATTTGGTGGTCAAAGGTTTGGTGAGATGGAGGTTTGGGCACTTGAGGCTTATGGCGCTGCTCATACACTAAGAGAGATGCTAACTGTAAAATCAGACGATGTTGAGGGAAGACTCTCTGCTTACAAAGCTTTAACAAGAGGCGAAAACGTTCCTGAGACTGGTATCCCTGAGACGTTCTTTGTTCTAACAAACGAGCTAAAATCACTAGCTCTTGATGTGGAAGTATATGATGAGGATGAGACAAATGAAACTAACTAA
- the rpoC gene encoding DNA-directed RNA polymerase subunit beta' — MKLTNLKPVEIKEEHRPRDFEAFQLRLASPEKIKSWSYGEVKKPETINYRTLKPERDGLFCAKIFGPIRDYECLCGKYKKMRYKGIKCEKCGVEVTTSKVRRSRMGHIELVTPVAHIWYVNFLPSRIGALLGIKMKDLERVLYYEAYIVDNAGEAYYDNENSKKVEKYDVLNEEQYQSLASRYEETGFSARMGGEVIYDMLAELDLTQILNQLQEEMEATNSEAKKKTIVKRLKVIESFLNSGNRPEWMMITNLPVLPPDLRPLVNLDGGKFAVSDVNDLYRRVINRNSRLKRLLELDAPEIIIRNEKRMLQEAVDALFDNGRRANAVKGANKRPLKSLSEIIKGKQGRFRQNLLGKRVDFSGRSVIVVGPKLKMDQCGLPKKMALELFKPHLLARLEEKGYATTVKQAKKMIEDKTNEVWECLEEVVKDYPVMLNRAPTLHKLSIQAFHPVLVEGKAIQLHPLVCAAFNADFDGDQMAVHVPLSQEAIAECKILMLSSMNILLPASGKAITVPSQDMVLGIYYLSLERNDEKGANKIFSSVDEVMIAEEANTLGLHAKIKTMVDNKIIFTTAGRLILRAILPDFVPENMWNKIMKKKDIANLVDYVYRNGGLEVTADFLDKLKNLGFRYATKAGISISIADIIVPDSKQKYIDEAKKKVREIQKQYGAGLLTDSERYNKIIDIWTDTNNSVASEMMKLIQSDKGGFNSIYMMADSGARGSAAQIRQLAGMRGLMAKPDGSIIETPIISNFREGLNIMEYFNSTHGARKGLADTALKTANAGYLTRKLIDVAQNVKVTMHDCGTHEGVEITDITESGELIESLEERVLGRVLADDVIDPITNEILFSEGTLLDEEKAKAITEAGIKSVSIRTPITCKAPKGVCAKCYGLNLGEGKLVKPGEAVGIISAQSIGEPGTQLTLRTFHIGGTASTEQQDRQVIAQKEGFIRYYNLSTYENNGKKIVANRRSAAVLLVEPKIKSTIDGKIEIEYAHEDVNIVIKGKKEEVKYTIRRNDLAKPNELAGVSGKIEGKMYIPYANGDKVKENESIVEIIKEGWNVPNRIPYASELKISDGDPVTRKITADANGVVKFFILKGDFLDRLKDIKKGHKVTEKGFFVVVSDKDGREAVRHYIPRNSIIQVSDNDAVERATVVSLPEKDDKLIIAEWDPYSTPTIAEEAGVVSFEDVEPGYSATEQADEATGQRRLVINEYLPSGVKPAIIITTKSGHLIKYPLDPKTAIFVSSGDEVAQADILAKTPKAVAKSKDITGGLPRVSELFEARRPKNTAIVAEIDGVVRFDKPLRSKERIIIQAEDGTTAEYLIEKSRQIQVRDGEFVHAGEKLTDGLISSHDILRILGEKALHYYLISEIQQVYRRQGVAIADKHIEIIVSQMLRQVKIVDSGNTNFIVGDMVSRNKFKEENERIMKMGGEPAIAEPILLGVTRAAIGSDSVISAASFQETTKVLTEASIAAKFDYLEDLKENVILGRMIPVGTGFYKDKKIKIKEN; from the coding sequence ATGAAACTAACTAATTTAAAACCAGTTGAGATAAAAGAAGAGCATAGACCTCGTGATTTTGAAGCTTTCCAACTTCGTTTAGCAAGTCCTGAGAAGATAAAATCTTGGAGCTATGGCGAGGTTAAAAAACCAGAAACTATCAACTACCGCACGCTAAAACCTGAGCGTGACGGCTTGTTTTGTGCCAAAATTTTTGGACCGATCCGCGACTACGAGTGTCTTTGTGGTAAATATAAAAAGATGCGTTATAAGGGTATTAAGTGCGAAAAGTGTGGCGTTGAAGTAACAACATCTAAAGTTCGTCGCTCTCGCATGGGTCACATCGAGCTTGTAACTCCAGTGGCTCATATCTGGTATGTAAATTTCTTGCCAAGCCGTATAGGTGCGCTTCTTGGTATCAAGATGAAAGACCTCGAGCGCGTACTTTACTATGAGGCATACATTGTTGATAACGCTGGCGAGGCTTATTATGACAATGAAAATTCTAAAAAAGTTGAAAAATATGACGTTTTAAACGAGGAGCAATATCAAAGCCTAGCTTCAAGATATGAAGAAACTGGCTTTAGTGCTAGAATGGGTGGCGAGGTCATCTATGATATGCTAGCTGAGCTTGATCTAACTCAAATTTTAAATCAGCTACAAGAAGAGATGGAGGCTACAAATTCTGAGGCCAAGAAAAAGACTATCGTAAAACGTCTAAAGGTTATTGAGAGCTTTTTAAATTCAGGCAACCGCCCAGAGTGGATGATGATAACAAATTTACCAGTTCTTCCGCCTGACCTTAGACCACTTGTTAATCTTGATGGCGGTAAATTTGCTGTTTCAGACGTAAATGATCTATATCGCCGTGTAATAAATAGAAATAGCCGTCTAAAACGCCTACTTGAGCTTGACGCACCTGAGATCATTATCAGAAACGAAAAGAGAATGCTTCAAGAGGCTGTTGATGCGCTATTTGACAATGGCCGTAGAGCAAATGCAGTAAAAGGTGCAAACAAGCGCCCACTAAAATCACTAAGTGAGATCATCAAAGGTAAGCAAGGCCGCTTCCGTCAGAATTTGCTAGGTAAGCGTGTTGACTTCTCTGGACGTTCTGTTATCGTCGTTGGTCCAAAGCTAAAGATGGATCAGTGTGGTCTTCCAAAGAAGATGGCTTTAGAGCTATTTAAGCCACATTTGCTTGCTCGCCTTGAAGAAAAAGGCTATGCGACAACCGTTAAGCAAGCTAAAAAGATGATAGAAGATAAGACAAATGAGGTTTGGGAGTGCTTAGAAGAGGTCGTTAAAGACTATCCAGTCATGCTAAACCGTGCTCCGACACTTCATAAGCTTTCTATCCAGGCGTTTCACCCAGTTCTTGTTGAAGGTAAGGCGATCCAGCTTCACCCACTAGTTTGTGCGGCGTTCAACGCTGACTTCGACGGCGATCAAATGGCTGTTCACGTACCACTATCGCAGGAAGCTATCGCTGAGTGTAAAATTTTGATGCTTAGCTCAATGAATATCTTGCTTCCTGCAAGTGGTAAGGCTATCACAGTTCCTTCACAAGATATGGTTTTGGGAATTTATTACCTAAGCCTAGAGAGAAACGATGAAAAAGGTGCAAATAAAATTTTCTCAAGCGTTGATGAAGTAATGATCGCTGAAGAGGCTAACACTCTTGGTCTTCACGCTAAAATTAAGACAATGGTTGATAACAAGATCATCTTCACAACAGCCGGTCGCTTGATCCTAAGAGCGATACTTCCTGATTTTGTCCCTGAAAATATGTGGAATAAGATCATGAAGAAAAAAGACATTGCAAATTTGGTTGATTATGTTTATAGAAATGGCGGCCTTGAAGTAACGGCCGACTTCCTTGATAAGCTTAAAAATTTAGGCTTTAGATATGCTACGAAAGCGGGAATTTCTATCTCTATCGCAGACATCATCGTGCCAGATAGCAAGCAAAAATATATCGATGAAGCTAAGAAAAAAGTTCGTGAAATTCAAAAGCAATATGGCGCTGGTCTTTTAACAGATAGTGAGAGATACAACAAGATCATCGATATCTGGACAGATACAAATAACAGCGTTGCAAGCGAGATGATGAAGCTTATCCAAAGTGACAAGGGCGGATTTAACTCAATTTATATGATGGCTGACTCAGGTGCGAGAGGTAGTGCAGCGCAAATTCGCCAGCTAGCTGGTATGCGTGGTCTTATGGCAAAACCGGACGGCTCGATCATCGAAACGCCGATCATTTCAAACTTCCGTGAAGGTCTAAACATAATGGAGTACTTCAACTCAACCCACGGAGCTAGAAAGGGTCTTGCAGATACCGCGCTAAAAACTGCCAACGCTGGTTACCTAACAAGAAAGCTAATCGACGTTGCTCAAAACGTTAAAGTCACAATGCACGACTGCGGTACGCACGAGGGTGTTGAGATCACAGATATCACAGAGAGCGGCGAGCTAATAGAGAGCCTTGAAGAGAGAGTCTTGGGCCGTGTTTTAGCAGATGATGTGATCGATCCTATAACAAATGAAATTTTATTTAGCGAAGGCACATTGCTTGACGAGGAGAAAGCTAAGGCTATAACAGAAGCTGGCATAAAATCAGTAAGCATTAGAACACCTATCACGTGCAAGGCGCCAAAGGGCGTTTGTGCAAAATGTTATGGATTAAATTTGGGCGAGGGCAAACTTGTAAAACCAGGCGAGGCTGTCGGTATCATCTCAGCTCAATCAATCGGTGAGCCAGGTACTCAGCTAACGCTAAGAACGTTCCACATCGGTGGTACGGCTTCTACTGAACAACAAGACCGCCAAGTCATCGCTCAAAAAGAGGGCTTTATTAGATATTACAACCTTAGCACATACGAGAACAACGGCAAAAAGATCGTTGCAAACAGAAGAAGTGCAGCTGTACTACTTGTTGAGCCAAAGATAAAATCAACAATTGATGGTAAAATCGAGATCGAATATGCCCACGAAGATGTAAATATTGTAATCAAGGGCAAAAAAGAAGAGGTTAAATATACAATTAGAAGAAACGACCTTGCTAAACCAAACGAACTAGCTGGCGTTAGCGGTAAGATCGAAGGTAAGATGTATATCCCTTATGCAAATGGCGACAAAGTAAAAGAAAACGAAAGTATCGTCGAGATTATAAAAGAGGGTTGGAACGTTCCAAATCGTATCCCTTATGCTAGTGAGCTTAAAATTTCAGATGGCGATCCAGTAACTAGAAAGATCACAGCAGATGCAAATGGTGTGGTTAAATTTTTCATACTAAAAGGTGACTTCCTTGATAGACTAAAAGATATCAAAAAAGGTCACAAAGTAACTGAAAAAGGCTTCTTTGTTGTCGTCTCTGACAAGGATGGACGCGAGGCAGTTCGCCACTACATCCCAAGAAATTCTATCATCCAAGTATCAGATAATGATGCGGTAGAAAGAGCGACAGTAGTCTCACTACCTGAAAAAGATGACAAGCTAATAATCGCTGAGTGGGATCCATACTCAACTCCAACTATTGCAGAAGAGGCTGGTGTGGTTAGCTTTGAAGATGTCGAGCCAGGATATAGTGCGACTGAGCAAGCTGACGAGGCAACTGGTCAAAGACGTCTTGTCATCAACGAATATTTACCAAGTGGCGTAAAACCAGCGATCATTATCACTACAAAGAGCGGACATTTGATCAAGTATCCGCTTGATCCAAAAACTGCGATCTTTGTTTCAAGTGGCGATGAAGTAGCTCAGGCCGACATTTTGGCTAAGACTCCAAAAGCTGTTGCTAAGTCAAAAGATATCACCGGTGGTCTTCCAAGAGTTAGTGAGCTATTTGAAGCAAGACGCCCTAAAAATACAGCTATCGTTGCAGAGATCGACGGCGTTGTTAGATTTGACAAGCCACTTCGCTCAAAAGAGCGCATCATCATCCAAGCAGAAGATGGCACGACAGCTGAGTATTTGATCGAGAAGAGCCGCCAGATCCAAGTAAGAGACGGCGAATTTGTTCATGCTGGCGAGAAGCTAACAGACGGACTTATCTCAAGTCACGATATCTTAAGAATTCTTGGTGAAAAGGCACTTCACTACTATTTGATCAGTGAAATTCAGCAAGTTTATCGTCGCCAAGGTGTTGCGATCGCTGATAAGCACATCGAGATCATCGTCTCTCAAATGCTTCGCCAAGTCAAAATCGTCGATAGCGGAAATACAAATTTCATCGTTGGCGACATGGTTTCAAGAAACAAATTTAAAGAAGAGAACGAGCGCATCATGAAGATGGGTGGCGAGCCAGCTATCGCTGAGCCGATCCTTCTTGGTGTCACAAGAGCGGCCATCGGAAGTGATAGTGTGATCTCTGCTGCGTCATTCCAAGAGACAACTAAGGTCTTAACAGAAGCGTCAATCGCTGCTAAATTTGACTATCTTGAAGATCTAAAAGAGAACGTCATCCTTGGACGTATGATCCCAGTTGGTACTGGTTTTTATAAAGATAAAAAGATAAAGATCAAAGAAAACTAA
- a CDS encoding DoxX family protein has protein sequence MKNVDLGLLFLRLGLGICLFMHGFGKILHGVGGVKSILVDAGLPSFLAYFAYLSEVLAPIMIAVGFYSRLGALLVFGSSLVILYSYFGLSNLLELTNVNGFKAELIYLYIAMSLCIISTGSGKYAIKQD, from the coding sequence ATGAAAAATGTCGATCTTGGACTTTTGTTTCTGCGCTTAGGCCTTGGAATTTGCCTTTTTATGCACGGCTTTGGCAAAATTTTACACGGAGTTGGCGGCGTAAAGAGCATTTTAGTTGATGCTGGACTACCTAGCTTTTTGGCGTATTTTGCCTATCTTAGCGAGGTTTTAGCCCCTATAATGATCGCTGTTGGTTTTTACTCAAGGCTTGGCGCGCTCCTAGTTTTTGGCTCTAGTCTTGTCATTTTGTATTCGTATTTTGGCTTGTCAAATTTACTTGAGCTAACTAATGTAAATGGCTTTAAAGCAGAGCTTATATATCTTTATATCGCTATGTCACTTTGCATCATCTCGACTGGTAGTGGCAAATACGCTATCAAGCAAGACTGA
- the nhaC gene encoding Na+/H+ antiporter NhaC, which translates to MNSIKKEPSFLLALTPILVMIVGLALGVGYMKLKVEPIILIAALVAGGIAWRLGYSWSELQEGVIEKISSSLPALMILWAVGLLIGSWVFSGTIPMIIYYGVDLISPEYLVFTAFIIAAIISTVTGTSWGSAGTVGVAIMGIAQGLDVNLAATAGAVVAGAYFGDKLSPLSDTTNLAPIAAGSELYEHIKHMFYTTIPATIVAIAAYLFFGSEAASSGANVSESVLALQGQLDKIFHWNIILLLPVLFVLAGSVLKWPTIPVMIIASLFSVLLGVIVQDFSFKNGFISVMTGFNVTMSGINMEFSKDITKLLNRGGVSSVNSTTILVICAMGFAGIISKTGMLTKVLHTIMARVKSTAGVIISTIGSCLTVAFVTGSSYLSILIPGEMFKDFYKEKNLAAKNLSRTLEDSGTVIVPLIPWSAAGAYMTATLGVPTVDYLPWAILNYMGVVFAIILALTGIGIAKINKDAK; encoded by the coding sequence ATGAACTCTATAAAAAAAGAGCCTTCGTTTCTGCTAGCCCTTACGCCTATCTTGGTTATGATCGTAGGCCTTGCGCTTGGCGTTGGTTATATGAAACTAAAGGTTGAGCCGATCATTTTGATAGCAGCCCTTGTGGCTGGTGGCATCGCTTGGAGACTAGGATATAGCTGGAGCGAGCTTCAAGAAGGGGTAATAGAGAAAATTTCAAGCTCACTGCCAGCACTTATGATACTTTGGGCAGTCGGTCTGCTTATTGGCTCGTGGGTATTTTCAGGCACCATCCCTATGATCATCTACTACGGCGTGGATCTTATCAGTCCTGAGTACCTCGTCTTTACAGCGTTTATCATCGCAGCTATCATCTCAACCGTAACTGGCACATCTTGGGGTTCTGCTGGCACAGTTGGCGTGGCTATTATGGGCATAGCTCAAGGTCTTGATGTAAATTTAGCAGCAACTGCTGGTGCGGTAGTCGCAGGAGCATACTTTGGCGATAAACTCTCCCCGCTCTCAGACACGACAAATCTAGCTCCGATAGCAGCTGGCTCAGAGCTTTATGAGCACATCAAACACATGTTTTATACGACTATCCCAGCAACTATCGTTGCAATAGCAGCTTATCTATTCTTTGGTAGCGAGGCGGCAAGTAGTGGTGCAAATGTTTCAGAGTCGGTTTTGGCACTTCAAGGTCAGCTTGATAAAATTTTTCACTGGAACATCATCTTGCTTTTGCCTGTGCTTTTTGTCTTGGCTGGCTCGGTGCTAAAGTGGCCAACTATACCTGTCATGATCATAGCTTCGCTATTTTCAGTGCTTCTTGGCGTTATCGTTCAAGATTTTAGCTTTAAAAACGGCTTTATCTCAGTGATGACTGGTTTTAACGTCACGATGAGCGGCATTAATATGGAGTTTTCAAAGGATATCACTAAGCTTCTAAATAGAGGCGGCGTGAGCTCGGTAAATTCAACCACTATCCTAGTCATCTGCGCTATGGGCTTTGCTGGCATCATCTCAAAAACTGGTATGCTTACAAAGGTACTTCACACCATTATGGCAAGGGTCAAATCAACAGCAGGCGTCATCATCTCGACTATCGGCTCATGCCTAACTGTCGCATTTGTCACAGGTAGCTCATATCTTTCTATCCTCATCCCTGGCGAGATGTTTAAAGACTTTTATAAAGAGAAAAATTTAGCAGCCAAAAACCTCTCAAGAACACTTGAAGACTCTGGCACCGTGATCGTCCCACTTATCCCTTGGTCAGCAGCTGGCGCATATATGACTGCTACACTTGGAGTGCCAACGGTAGATTATTTGCCATGGGCTATTTTAAACTACATGGGCGTTGTCTTTGCTATCATTTTAGCACTCACTGGCATCGGCATAGCTAAGATAAATAAGGACGCCAAATGA